A genomic region of Mesorhizobium sp. NZP2077 contains the following coding sequences:
- the ftsH gene encoding ATP-dependent zinc metalloprotease FtsH — protein sequence MNPNYRNLALWAIIAVLLIALFNLFQTPQTRGASSDVPYSQFLQDVAAGRVKTVTIAGARITGTYTDNSTGFQTYSPGDPQLVSRLQDKNVTINARPETDGSNSLFGYLISWLPMILILGVWIFFMRQMQSGSGRAMGFGKSKAKLLTEAHGRVTFQDVAGVDEAKEDLEEIVEFLRDPQKFQRLGGKIPRGVLLVGPPGTGKTLLARSVAGEANVPFFTISGSDFVEMFVGVGASRVRDMFDQAKKNAPCIIFIDEIDAVGRHRGAGLGGGNDEREQTLNQLLVEMDGFESNESIILIAATNRPDVLDPALLRPGRFDRQVVVPNPDIVGREKILKVHVRNVPLAPNVDLKVVARGTPGFSGADLMNLVNESALMAARRNKRLVTMAEFEDAKDKIMMGAERRSSAMTQAEKELTAYHEAGHAILALNVPSADPLHKATIIPRGRALGMVMQLPEGDRYSMSYKYMISRLAIMMGGRVAEEFKFGKENITSGASSDIEQATKLARAMVTRWGFSDKLGHVAYGDNQEEVFLGHSVARTQNISEETAQIIDAEVRRLIDEAYVSAKSILTKKKKEWITLAQGLLEYETLSGEEIKQLIAGQKPSRDLGDDTPTSRGSAVPKSGGRRKKGPEPEGGMEPQPQG from the coding sequence ATGAATCCGAACTATCGCAACCTCGCGCTCTGGGCGATCATAGCGGTCCTGCTCATCGCTCTTTTCAATCTGTTCCAGACGCCGCAGACGCGCGGGGCTTCGAGCGATGTGCCTTATTCGCAGTTCCTGCAGGATGTCGCGGCCGGCCGAGTCAAGACGGTGACCATTGCGGGTGCCCGCATCACCGGCACCTACACCGACAATTCCACCGGCTTCCAGACCTATTCGCCCGGCGATCCCCAGCTGGTCTCTCGGCTGCAGGACAAGAATGTCACCATCAATGCGCGGCCTGAAACCGACGGTTCCAATTCGCTGTTCGGTTACCTGATCTCGTGGCTGCCGATGATCCTCATCCTCGGCGTCTGGATATTCTTCATGCGCCAGATGCAGTCCGGATCCGGGCGCGCCATGGGTTTTGGCAAGTCGAAGGCCAAGCTCCTCACGGAGGCGCATGGACGCGTTACCTTCCAGGACGTCGCTGGCGTCGATGAAGCCAAGGAAGATTTGGAAGAGATCGTCGAGTTCCTGCGCGACCCGCAGAAGTTCCAGCGCCTCGGCGGCAAGATTCCGCGCGGCGTGCTGCTGGTCGGCCCTCCCGGTACCGGCAAGACGCTGCTCGCCCGCTCGGTCGCCGGCGAAGCCAACGTGCCGTTCTTCACCATTTCTGGTTCGGACTTCGTCGAGATGTTCGTCGGCGTCGGCGCATCCCGTGTGCGTGACATGTTCGACCAGGCCAAGAAGAATGCGCCCTGCATCATCTTCATCGACGAAATCGACGCCGTCGGCCGCCATCGCGGCGCCGGCCTCGGCGGCGGCAATGACGAACGCGAGCAGACGCTGAACCAGCTGCTGGTCGAGATGGACGGCTTCGAATCCAATGAAAGCATCATCCTGATCGCCGCCACCAACCGTCCCGACGTGCTCGATCCGGCGTTATTGCGTCCGGGCCGGTTCGACCGCCAGGTGGTGGTGCCGAACCCCGACATCGTCGGCCGCGAGAAGATCCTCAAGGTGCATGTGCGCAACGTGCCGCTGGCGCCCAATGTCGATCTCAAGGTCGTTGCACGCGGCACGCCGGGCTTCTCCGGCGCCGACCTGATGAACCTGGTCAACGAATCGGCGCTGATGGCGGCGCGGCGCAACAAGCGCCTCGTTACCATGGCCGAGTTCGAGGACGCCAAGGACAAGATCATGATGGGCGCCGAGCGCCGCTCGTCGGCGATGACCCAGGCCGAGAAGGAGCTGACCGCCTATCACGAGGCCGGCCACGCCATCCTGGCGCTCAACGTGCCGTCGGCGGACCCGCTGCACAAGGCCACCATCATCCCGCGTGGCCGGGCACTCGGCATGGTCATGCAGTTGCCGGAAGGCGACCGCTATTCGATGAGCTACAAGTACATGATCTCGCGCCTGGCCATCATGATGGGCGGCCGCGTTGCCGAGGAGTTCAAGTTCGGCAAGGAGAACATCACTTCGGGCGCTTCCTCCGACATCGAGCAGGCGACCAAGCTGGCGCGCGCCATGGTCACGCGCTGGGGCTTCTCCGACAAGCTCGGTCATGTCGCCTATGGCGACAACCAGGAAGAGGTGTTCCTCGGACATTCGGTGGCGCGCACGCAGAACATCTCGGAAGAGACCGCGCAGATCATCGACGCCGAAGTGCGCCGCCTGATCGACGAGGCCTACGTCTCGGCCAAATCCATCCTGACCAAGAAGAAGAAGGAATGGATCACGCTGGCGCAGGGCCTGCTCGAATACGAGACGCTGTCTGGCGAAGAGATCAAGCAGCTGATCGCCGGTCAGAAGCCCTCGCGCGATCTTGGCGACGATACGCCGACCAGCCGTGGCTCGGCCGTGCCGAAGTCCGGTGGCCGCCGCAAGAAGGGCCCCGAGCCCGAAGGCGGCATGGAGCCGCAGCCGCAGGGCTAG